Proteins from a genomic interval of Polaribacter sejongensis:
- a CDS encoding PQQ-binding-like beta-propeller repeat protein yields MNKILKKSLLIAVTLLVSFNCSSNKPNTMKDDKAIVSIETGLTILKVRTAINKGSSYIVANSYEGTLLGVSFDGKILWKNALSGFMNHDVWIRDLDNDGKDEILAANADGNIYCLNAEGKLLWSFKKNDAPMFAVTAIKKDNKMYVVAGGFDKKIYYLDTKGKEVKEIETSTFSIEKSYKKVGQKRAPNNVSMTNFIRVVENKDQTETLVVLGTNNHMQNVGTLYFFNPLENLPFKKKPIQQDKSVKGKLRIRPIGDLKIVDYDNDGEKEILLGASAHVNDLLVTLYSIKEDTFTFHKLDKISFGYDIAHSEVIKQNGKDILLSRAGSQIHLYEKGNYKTSVERLVSTYAYNDLWKDPTTNNIILASSQSGGSQIHIINTENKNWKKEFKNLHPLGKIASILANTKSIRNNLDQFQKPDYQEKSQPVYFMTEKVPDNLIGLKNKISKNYESPIFLNSLHMREVENWDRSQVTNEKYKNSRDRRKKYTLTSDEALTQITNQFKGEPGIAYWAGHGNDPYMFHINTTKKVVDMANGKKTVLIYPEMEDHSDNLNFLVDDLVYPLAKYVQGKNTNIFLRSKHVSWLGSNYNKPWSRLMSGEFADVFVPSMEETTDKSMELSLAGRTGMWASGAVNSWGTRSVPDNTAFDRSRQLGYQRLPNHFLRMLIFHTSYGAQYINNFAVDQDYLSVYWELIAKGALYVPKRNEILSFSPVHVSMKEPDHHYIDEGSNVKWSIFYDEEFENNNPYAISRLSGSWPGAAVTEWDFSRYAAGVKERRLNFLAPYENGLVLITPPQKGVFAQKNVVRKSLSENLHPFYKNILKEYITDGHNYYSADGKETYKANEYYKIIEKEIKESAKKLPVTVSGDVAWVVAQTSPKHLRLTILDNGYINPEESTAIVSFNNIKIKKITDILSEEAFKVENSSVKINIPLGAFRFIDIELEKAF; encoded by the coding sequence ATGAATAAAATTCTTAAAAAGTCTTTACTAATTGCAGTTACGTTATTAGTGAGTTTTAACTGTTCATCTAATAAGCCAAATACGATGAAGGATGATAAAGCAATCGTTAGTATAGAAACGGGACTAACCATATTAAAAGTGAGAACGGCTATTAATAAAGGAAGTTCTTATATCGTTGCAAACAGTTATGAAGGGACTTTGTTAGGTGTTTCTTTTGATGGAAAAATTCTATGGAAAAATGCTTTGTCTGGTTTTATGAATCATGATGTTTGGATACGAGATTTAGATAATGATGGTAAAGATGAAATTTTAGCAGCAAATGCAGATGGTAATATTTATTGTTTAAATGCTGAAGGAAAATTATTGTGGAGTTTTAAAAAGAATGATGCACCTATGTTTGCAGTTACTGCAATTAAAAAAGACAATAAAATGTATGTTGTAGCTGGTGGGTTTGATAAGAAAATCTATTACTTAGATACAAAAGGGAAGGAAGTAAAAGAAATTGAAACGTCCACTTTTTCAATTGAAAAATCATATAAAAAAGTTGGTCAAAAAAGAGCTCCGAATAATGTGAGCATGACTAATTTTATAAGAGTTGTAGAGAACAAAGACCAGACCGAAACTTTAGTAGTTTTGGGTACCAACAATCACATGCAGAATGTAGGTACTTTGTATTTTTTTAATCCTTTAGAAAATCTTCCTTTTAAAAAGAAACCAATTCAACAAGATAAATCTGTAAAAGGAAAATTAAGAATTAGACCCATAGGAGATTTAAAAATTGTTGATTATGATAATGATGGAGAAAAAGAAATTTTATTGGGTGCATCTGCTCATGTAAATGATTTGTTGGTAACATTGTACAGTATTAAAGAAGATACATTTACTTTTCATAAATTAGATAAAATTAGTTTTGGTTATGATATTGCACATTCTGAAGTGATTAAACAAAACGGAAAAGATATTTTATTATCAAGAGCCGGAAGTCAAATTCATTTATATGAAAAAGGGAATTATAAAACTTCTGTAGAAAGATTGGTAAGTACCTATGCGTATAATGATTTATGGAAAGACCCAACAACAAATAATATTATTTTGGCAAGTAGCCAAAGTGGAGGAAGTCAGATTCATATTATCAATACAGAAAATAAAAATTGGAAAAAGGAATTTAAAAACTTACATCCTCTAGGTAAAATTGCTTCCATTTTAGCAAATACAAAAAGTATCAGAAATAATTTAGATCAGTTTCAGAAACCAGATTATCAAGAAAAATCGCAACCTGTTTATTTTATGACAGAAAAAGTACCTGATAATTTAATAGGGTTAAAAAATAAAATTTCTAAAAATTATGAGTCTCCAATTTTCTTAAACTCATTACATATGAGAGAAGTAGAAAATTGGGATCGTTCTCAAGTCACCAATGAAAAATATAAAAATTCTAGAGATAGAAGAAAGAAATATACATTAACAAGTGATGAGGCTTTAACGCAAATTACCAATCAGTTTAAAGGAGAACCAGGTATTGCTTATTGGGCAGGTCATGGTAACGATCCGTATATGTTTCATATAAACACTACAAAGAAAGTTGTAGATATGGCTAACGGAAAGAAAACAGTTTTAATTTATCCAGAAATGGAAGATCATTCAGATAATTTAAACTTTTTGGTCGATGATTTAGTGTATCCTTTGGCAAAATATGTACAAGGAAAAAATACCAATATCTTTTTAAGGTCTAAACATGTTTCTTGGTTAGGTAGTAATTATAACAAACCTTGGTCTCGTTTAATGTCTGGTGAATTTGCAGATGTTTTTGTGCCTTCTATGGAAGAAACCACAGATAAATCTATGGAGCTTAGTTTGGCAGGTAGAACAGGTATGTGGGCAAGTGGTGCAGTCAATTCTTGGGGAACCAGATCTGTGCCAGACAATACTGCTTTTGATAGATCTAGACAATTAGGATACCAGAGATTGCCTAATCATTTTTTAAGAATGCTAATTTTTCATACTTCTTATGGAGCGCAATACATTAATAATTTTGCGGTAGATCAAGACTATTTAAGTGTTTATTGGGAGCTGATTGCAAAAGGAGCTTTATATGTGCCAAAACGAAATGAAATTTTAAGTTTTTCGCCAGTTCATGTAAGCATGAAAGAACCAGATCATCATTATATAGATGAAGGATCTAATGTAAAATGGAGTATTTTTTATGATGAAGAGTTCGAAAATAATAATCCGTATGCTATAAGTAGATTAAGTGGTTCCTGGCCAGGAGCAGCAGTTACAGAATGGGACTTTTCTAGATATGCTGCTGGAGTTAAAGAAAGAAGATTAAACTTTTTAGCGCCTTATGAAAACGGATTGGTATTAATTACGCCACCTCAAAAAGGAGTTTTTGCTCAGAAAAATGTAGTAAGAAAATCACTTTCAGAAAATTTACATCCTTTTTATAAAAATATTTTAAAGGAATATATTACAGACGGACATAATTATTATTCTGCTGATGGTAAAGAAACTTATAAAGCAAATGAATACTATAAAATAATAGAAAAAGAGATTAAAGAAAGTGCTAAAAAGCTACCTGTTACTGTTTCTGGTGATGTTGCTTGGGTAGTTGCACAAACGTCTCCAAAACATTTAAGATTAACCATTTTAGATAATGGGTACATCAACCCAGAAGAGAGTACTGCAATTGTAAGTTTTAATAATATTAAGATTAAAAAAATCACAGATATTTTAAGTGAAGAAGCATTTAAAGTAGAAAATTCTTCGGTAAAAATAAATATTCCTTTAGGTGCTTTTAGATTTATAGATATAGAGTTAGAGAAGGCGTTTTAA
- a CDS encoding sulfatase family protein — MKILFAIVVLGFTACAEKQKEVAQVSKSNQPNIILFVADDHGTDAIGAYGNPVIKTPNLDQLASEGVKFTNAYCTSASCAASRSVILSGKFGHATGSYGHVHDYHHFSTYDTETSLPVIMEKSGYETARIGKYHVAPEKVYHFNQVLEADPRNTVEMADACADVLKSDKPFFLYFCTDDPHRGHPFEPEQWDTPNSFGNKKEGYKDVETVIYNPEDVLVPSFLPDTKQTREEIAQYYQSISRIDQGFGKLMKMLQETGKADNTIVIYISDNGMAFPGAKTTVNEPGIKLPCIIKDPTKGTKGTTNKAMISWVDLTPTILDMAKIDFKKEQFHGKSFNSILNKTNPEGWDEIYASHTFHEITMYYPMRVVRSKNYKLIWNIAYRLEYPFASDLWASSTWQSIYRHKIEYFGPKKVQDFLFRPEFELYDLSKDKNELDNLAYKDKFRGVLELMKSKMKKFQKETSDPWMIMWGHDASLQGSGVNL, encoded by the coding sequence ATGAAAATACTATTTGCAATAGTTGTATTGGGGTTTACTGCGTGTGCAGAAAAACAGAAGGAAGTTGCGCAGGTATCAAAAAGTAATCAACCAAATATTATTTTATTTGTTGCAGATGATCACGGTACCGATGCAATTGGTGCGTATGGAAATCCGGTTATTAAAACTCCAAATTTAGATCAATTAGCTTCTGAAGGAGTAAAGTTTACGAATGCTTATTGTACCAGTGCAAGTTGTGCGGCAAGTAGATCTGTAATTCTTTCTGGTAAATTTGGTCACGCAACTGGTTCTTATGGTCATGTGCATGATTATCATCATTTTAGTACGTATGATACAGAAACGTCTTTACCTGTTATTATGGAGAAATCTGGTTACGAAACAGCAAGAATTGGTAAATACCATGTAGCTCCAGAAAAAGTGTATCACTTTAATCAGGTTTTAGAAGCAGACCCTAGAAATACCGTTGAAATGGCAGATGCTTGTGCCGATGTTTTAAAATCTGACAAACCATTTTTCTTATACTTCTGTACTGATGATCCTCATAGAGGACACCCTTTTGAACCAGAACAATGGGACACACCGAATAGTTTTGGAAATAAAAAAGAAGGTTATAAAGATGTAGAAACTGTAATTTATAATCCAGAAGATGTTTTAGTACCTTCTTTTTTACCAGATACAAAACAGACTAGAGAAGAAATTGCACAATATTACCAGAGTATTTCTAGAATAGACCAAGGTTTTGGTAAGTTGATGAAAATGTTACAAGAAACGGGTAAGGCAGATAACACTATTGTTATTTATATTTCTGATAACGGAATGGCTTTTCCAGGTGCTAAAACCACCGTTAATGAACCAGGAATTAAATTGCCTTGTATTATAAAAGATCCAACAAAGGGTACAAAAGGAACAACAAATAAAGCGATGATTTCTTGGGTAGATTTAACACCAACCATTTTAGATATGGCAAAAATAGACTTTAAAAAAGAGCAATTTCACGGAAAATCTTTCAACTCAATTTTAAATAAAACAAACCCTGAAGGTTGGGATGAAATTTATGCTTCACACACGTTTCATGAAATTACTATGTATTACCCAATGAGAGTGGTTAGAAGTAAAAATTACAAGTTAATTTGGAATATTGCTTATAGGTTAGAGTATCCTTTTGCATCCGATTTATGGGCGTCTTCTACTTGGCAAAGTATTTATAGGCACAAAATAGAATATTTTGGACCTAAAAAAGTACAAGATTTTCTATTTAGACCAGAATTTGAATTGTATGATTTATCAAAAGATAAAAATGAGCTAGATAATCTTGCATATAAAGATAAATTTAGAGGTGTCTTAGAATTGATGAAAAGTAAGATGAAAAAATTTCAAAAAGAGACCTCAGATCCTTGGATGATTATGTGGGGGCATGATGCATCTTTACAAGGTTCTGGGGTTAATTTATAA
- a CDS encoding alpha-1,3-galactosidase-related protein has product MINSLYKIVAVFIFFATINSNANEIINIKHAEGDMTLVVREAIEKAKTKDIKLVFEKGNYFFKTDYAVGKFLYVTNHGNGFKKIIFNFEKFNSVEIEGNDSEFIFRGQTLPFVFDGLHKVDVKNITIDWDIPFSFQGDVTAVNEKEQWYELKPYTKGFSWKLSKGRIEFPGINHFNFTSLGSSLPHNKETKAVDYGAWDASLESNFVEKRPNGILRFYDKNLKKYPRVGSVLQSKGDKLNNRYAPAFLTRNSKNIEFNNVTIHHALGMGFLFERSEDIKILNSGIYIREGSDRVMSIVADATHFANCKGDILIEGCRLEGMYDDGTNVHGTYVEVKEILNDKTVRITLMHDQQMGFEFAGINDEVWFIKQPNPQRAEINTVTAVKVINDYYTDVTFKNEIPAGLKTGDLLENKTWNPTFTMRKNIIRDHRARNIIIKTPKKIIIEDNDLSSMMSSIMLRGETFYWFESGNVEEVIIRNNRFVDCATGGSEHAILKVSPRLGKSFDDTITYDRNITFENNFIETFDNRIIWADRVDGLIIKGNRIKQTNTFKVQFPDAYMFDLTHCKNVEISKNSYSGDNKNILKADEASKKELKFKSNKGLK; this is encoded by the coding sequence ATGATAAACAGTTTATATAAAATAGTAGCAGTATTTATTTTTTTTGCAACGATCAATAGCAATGCTAATGAAATAATTAATATAAAGCATGCCGAAGGAGATATGACTTTGGTTGTGAGAGAAGCAATTGAAAAGGCAAAAACCAAAGACATTAAATTGGTGTTTGAAAAAGGAAATTACTTTTTTAAAACAGATTATGCGGTTGGTAAATTCTTGTATGTTACAAATCATGGAAATGGGTTTAAAAAAATCATTTTTAATTTTGAAAAATTTAATTCCGTTGAAATAGAAGGAAATGATTCTGAATTTATTTTTAGAGGTCAAACGTTGCCATTTGTATTTGATGGATTACATAAAGTTGATGTAAAAAACATCACCATAGATTGGGACATTCCTTTTTCTTTTCAAGGAGATGTTACTGCTGTAAATGAAAAAGAACAATGGTATGAGCTAAAACCATATACAAAAGGGTTTTCATGGAAACTTAGTAAAGGAAGGATTGAATTTCCTGGAATCAATCATTTTAATTTTACTTCTTTAGGCAGTTCTTTGCCACACAATAAAGAAACAAAAGCAGTAGATTATGGTGCTTGGGATGCAAGCTTAGAATCTAATTTTGTGGAAAAAAGACCGAATGGGATTTTACGTTTTTATGATAAAAACCTTAAAAAATATCCAAGAGTAGGTTCTGTATTACAATCTAAAGGAGATAAATTAAACAATAGATATGCTCCTGCTTTTTTAACTAGAAATTCTAAAAACATCGAGTTTAATAATGTAACTATTCATCATGCTTTAGGAATGGGTTTTTTGTTTGAAAGATCTGAAGATATTAAAATTTTAAATTCAGGAATTTATATTAGAGAAGGCTCAGACAGAGTAATGTCTATTGTTGCAGATGCAACTCATTTTGCAAATTGTAAAGGAGATATATTAATTGAAGGTTGCCGACTTGAAGGCATGTATGATGATGGAACAAACGTACATGGAACCTATGTTGAAGTAAAAGAAATTCTAAATGATAAAACCGTTAGAATCACCTTAATGCATGACCAACAAATGGGATTTGAGTTTGCAGGAATCAATGATGAGGTTTGGTTTATAAAACAACCAAATCCGCAAAGAGCGGAAATAAATACGGTAACTGCTGTAAAAGTAATTAACGATTATTATACAGATGTAACTTTTAAAAATGAAATTCCCGCAGGTTTAAAAACTGGAGATCTATTAGAAAACAAAACATGGAATCCTACTTTTACCATGCGAAAAAATATAATTAGAGATCACAGAGCAAGAAACATCATTATTAAAACTCCAAAGAAAATTATTATAGAAGACAACGATTTATCATCTATGATGTCTTCTATAATGTTAAGAGGGGAAACTTTTTATTGGTTCGAATCTGGTAATGTAGAAGAAGTAATTATTAGAAATAATAGATTTGTAGATTGTGCAACAGGAGGCTCTGAACATGCAATCTTAAAAGTATCTCCAAGATTAGGGAAATCGTTTGATGATACGATTACGTATGATAGAAATATCACTTTCGAAAACAATTTTATTGAAACATTTGACAATAGAATAATTTGGGCAGATAGGGTAGATGGACTAATAATTAAAGGAAATAGAATTAAACAAACGAACACTTTTAAAGTTCAGTTTCCGGATGCTTATATGTTCGATTTGACACATTGTAAGAATGTAGAAATTTCTAAAAACTCTTATTCAGGGGACAATAAAAATATTTTAAAAGCAGATGAAGCTTCTAAAAAAGAGTTGAAATTTAAGAGTAATAAAGGTTTAAAATAA
- a CDS encoding beta-galactosidase: MKQVLFYLVLFLSANIVQAQSLETAANSKIKILEKLVKKAEKKNIDVLKEKTTIRTAEIFLKYANWDDKNVKINESLYKLVPSFKNQAVKMAEDLPNFERKEVNLMLDKAISEIESLLDKKTFRKASPKVDWTKVTVENDQLTFNNRPVFLADYTWKPKTKELTEFHGNQDSFFITPSFVSKEDGTINKKRMDLLNEKTDGSLGFIFMNHKGVPKWAEEKYGPNFSMREDTYTAYDIDNPGAREIQTKLLEAFVPKIAGKKFSQLGYMLVNEPHFYTYTDAKKKKLPWASGGVSQFTIEKFKVWLSKKHQNIAALNTVWNTNFKDFNNVQIDIPIDISLKGSPIWYDWAAFNMDRVTDWYAFLKTEITKHDADAKVHLKIMPNLWTKNQRVHGIDLEALTDLSGIIGNDSGADHTYTWGKPHEWQKHYAFEWRELCMGYDFMKSVSPNKINFNSELHYLSTVRSRKLDLAPNYARASFWLAHSYGMTASQIWYWPRNADGSISNKAKKDKGYAGSNNQQPRVTNEVAMTLIDLNANSEEIMAIQRDRKPIRLFYSKTSAINKKVHMDDLYRLYEGLNFEGIPLGFVTENIIKKQNNKNWDVVAVYNTPFVTKEELNALQSYLNNGGTIIIDDISLVKNEYGNELIALTKGKGTIIRLNSVAKIRNEVLSLLKEKNLLSDISIEETNTADRKGCIWRVVKNNAGNNVLSIVNVGKRDASLKISLKGNENIICKDLIKGISVSSTPILKPNEVYFVELTPKK; the protein is encoded by the coding sequence ATGAAACAGGTTCTTTTTTATTTGGTTTTATTTTTATCGGCAAATATAGTTCAAGCTCAATCTTTAGAAACAGCAGCGAATTCTAAAATTAAAATTTTAGAAAAATTAGTTAAAAAGGCAGAGAAAAAAAACATTGATGTTTTAAAAGAAAAAACGACCATTAGAACTGCAGAAATATTTTTAAAATATGCCAATTGGGATGATAAAAATGTAAAGATAAATGAGTCTTTGTATAAACTAGTTCCTTCTTTTAAAAATCAAGCGGTTAAAATGGCAGAAGATTTACCAAATTTTGAAAGAAAGGAAGTGAATTTAATGTTAGATAAAGCAATATCAGAAATTGAATCTTTACTAGACAAAAAGACGTTTAGAAAAGCCAGTCCGAAAGTAGATTGGACAAAAGTTACTGTAGAAAATGACCAGTTAACGTTTAATAATCGACCTGTTTTTTTAGCGGATTATACTTGGAAACCTAAAACTAAAGAGCTTACTGAGTTTCATGGAAATCAAGATAGTTTCTTTATAACACCTTCGTTTGTTTCAAAAGAAGATGGAACGATAAATAAAAAAAGAATGGACTTATTGAACGAAAAAACGGATGGTTCTTTAGGTTTTATTTTTATGAATCATAAAGGTGTTCCAAAATGGGCAGAAGAAAAATACGGTCCAAATTTTTCTATGAGAGAAGATACCTATACAGCGTATGATATAGACAATCCTGGGGCCAGAGAAATTCAAACAAAATTATTAGAAGCTTTTGTACCAAAAATAGCAGGTAAAAAGTTTAGTCAGTTAGGGTATATGTTGGTTAACGAGCCTCATTTTTATACTTATACCGATGCTAAAAAGAAAAAATTACCATGGGCTTCTGGTGGTGTTTCTCAATTTACAATTGAAAAGTTTAAAGTTTGGTTATCAAAAAAACATCAAAATATAGCTGCTTTAAATACAGTTTGGAACACCAATTTTAAAGATTTTAATAATGTACAAATTGATATTCCTATTGATATCAGTTTAAAAGGATCTCCGATTTGGTATGATTGGGCTGCTTTTAATATGGATAGAGTTACAGATTGGTATGCCTTCTTAAAAACAGAAATAACAAAACACGATGCAGATGCAAAAGTGCATTTAAAAATTATGCCAAATCTTTGGACGAAAAACCAAAGAGTGCATGGAATAGATTTAGAAGCGTTAACAGATTTAAGCGGAATAATTGGTAACGATTCTGGTGCCGATCACACCTATACTTGGGGGAAACCTCATGAATGGCAAAAACATTATGCTTTTGAATGGAGAGAGTTGTGTATGGGATATGATTTTATGAAATCTGTAAGTCCTAATAAAATTAACTTTAATTCTGAGTTACATTATTTATCAACTGTTAGGTCTCGTAAATTAGATTTAGCCCCCAATTACGCAAGAGCTAGTTTTTGGTTGGCGCATTCTTACGGAATGACTGCAAGCCAGATTTGGTATTGGCCAAGAAACGCAGATGGCTCCATTTCTAACAAAGCAAAAAAAGATAAAGGGTATGCGGGTTCTAACAATCAACAACCAAGAGTAACTAATGAAGTTGCCATGACTTTAATAGATTTGAATGCCAATTCAGAGGAAATAATGGCAATTCAAAGAGATAGAAAACCAATCCGTTTGTTTTATTCTAAAACGTCTGCTATTAATAAAAAAGTACATATGGATGATCTTTATCGTTTGTATGAAGGTTTAAATTTTGAAGGAATTCCGTTAGGATTTGTAACTGAAAATATCATTAAAAAACAGAATAATAAAAATTGGGATGTTGTTGCTGTGTATAATACTCCTTTTGTTACCAAAGAAGAATTAAACGCCTTACAATCATATTTGAATAATGGAGGAACTATAATTATTGATGACATTAGTTTAGTGAAAAACGAATACGGAAACGAATTAATTGCTTTAACGAAAGGGAAAGGAACTATTATTAGATTGAATTCGGTTGCTAAAATTAGAAACGAAGTTTTATCACTCTTAAAAGAAAAAAATCTGCTTTCTGATATTTCTATTGAAGAAACAAATACAGCAGATAGAAAAGGATGTATTTGGAGAGTTGTAAAAAACAATGCTGGTAATAATGTATTGTCTATTGTAAATGTTGGTAAAAGAGACGCTTCACTAAAAATTTCATTAAAAGGTAATGAAAATATCATTTGTAAAGATTTAATAAAAGGAATCTCAGTTTCATCAACACCTATTTTAAAACCAAATGAGGTATATTTTGTTGAGTTAACACCTAAAAAATAA
- a CDS encoding sialate O-acetylesterase: protein MKLSKILLVVLITVFFSCKTALISQEKKEVQVVLLAGQSNMAGGGNYDNLEDYIKERIEKVADRVFISQSNTDQILLSWYKNKPSEKYDFTKRFGPELMIGLTLAEKYPNKEFLLIKHAKGGTALYGAWNPDWTLDKAKEIEKGAKKQSWNLVEQHINLINENLAILKKKGKSYKIIGFAWMQGENDATLEKAANSYADNLEKLIKKYRTTFNVEEMPFVFGQINSRYGIKNGAKMVREQMEKVRSAVKNVRLVKTSTDTSWSDFPKHTDNVHYNAEGQKRLGVQLAQELIDFLK from the coding sequence ATGAAATTATCTAAAATCTTATTAGTAGTATTAATAACCGTGTTTTTTTCTTGTAAAACAGCCTTAATTTCTCAAGAGAAGAAAGAGGTTCAAGTTGTTTTATTAGCAGGTCAGTCTAATATGGCCGGTGGTGGTAATTATGATAATTTAGAGGATTATATCAAAGAAAGAATTGAAAAGGTTGCAGATAGGGTTTTTATAAGTCAGTCTAATACAGACCAAATACTATTGTCTTGGTACAAAAATAAACCAAGTGAAAAATACGATTTCACAAAACGTTTTGGTCCGGAATTAATGATTGGTTTAACCTTGGCAGAAAAATATCCTAACAAAGAATTTTTGTTGATAAAACACGCTAAAGGCGGAACTGCTTTATATGGAGCTTGGAACCCAGATTGGACTTTAGATAAAGCGAAAGAAATAGAAAAAGGAGCGAAAAAACAAAGCTGGAATTTAGTTGAACAACACATTAATTTAATCAATGAGAACTTAGCTATTTTAAAGAAAAAAGGAAAGTCTTATAAAATTATTGGGTTTGCCTGGATGCAAGGAGAAAATGATGCTACTTTAGAAAAAGCAGCAAATAGTTACGCAGATAATTTAGAAAAATTAATAAAAAAGTACAGAACGACTTTTAATGTAGAAGAAATGCCGTTTGTTTTTGGTCAGATTAACTCTAGATACGGAATTAAAAACGGAGCAAAAATGGTTAGAGAACAGATGGAAAAAGTGCGATCTGCAGTAAAAAATGTGCGTTTAGTTAAAACAAGTACAGACACAAGTTGGTCAGATTTTCCTAAGCATACAGACAATGTACACTACAATGCGGAGGGACAAAAAAGGTTAGGTGTACAATTGGCACAAGAATTAATAGATTTTCTAAAATAG